TGCCTCCGACTCGCGGGCAGGGGGACGGCCTTCGCCCTGGTCGGCGGCGTACTGCTCGGGGGTGAGTTCGGCGGCCGGGGGAGAGGGCGGCGGGGCTGCCTTCTCGGTCCCGCCCAGGGTGCGACCAGCGCGGCGGGCCGGGGGCTTCATGCGCTGGCTCATGCTGTGAGCTCCTTCATCAGCTCGGCGTACTCGCTCAGTTCGGTCGGGATCTCACCGAAGGCCTCCATGTAGTGGACCCAGGAGTGGATGACGGTCTCGGCGAGCGGGAACGGCTCGTCGCGGTCCGGGCCGATGCCCTCGCCCTCGGCGGGCTCCAGCAGCTTGTCCTTCGCGGCGCGGGGCAGGCTGGTGCGGTCGTCGGCCTTGACGAGGACCACGTAGCGGTGGCGTCGTGCTCGTTGCGGGCGGCGGCGCGTTCGGCCTCGTCGAAGGTGGCCACGAGCTTGCGGCGCTCGATCCTGGTGGGGGCGACCGGCACGATCAGCCGGTTCGCCTCGGTAACAGCCTCGTGGAAGGTGCGGGAGCTGCCGCCGCCGGCGTCGACCACGATCGCGCCGAACTCCGCGCGCTTGGCGTGGATGTACTCGGCGATGTCGTCGAACGGGTACCGCTCGACAATCAAGTTGGCGGGATCTCGAAGCCGGCGGCCTGGGCGACCTTGAACCAGTCGTAGGTGGACTGGCTGGTGGCGTCGGCGTCCAACAGCAGCTCGGCAGGTCGAGGACGACGGCGTAGTAGAGGGCGATGAACCAGGTCGAGGTTGTCCTGCCGGCGCCGCCCTTGAGCATGCCGACGACGATGACGAAGGCGTCCCAGGTACGGGCTGTGGCCGCCGCCAGGGTCTTTAGAAGAGACGGCTCAACCGGATCACGCGCGGTTGGTCCAACTACTTCAGATCCGCAGTCGCCAAGAGCACCATGCAGACCCTCGCCATTTTCGTCTGGCGGAGGGTCGCTCGGTGGTGGATGCGGCTGCACCGCTGGAGCTGGACCGGTCTGCGAAGACACCTCGCCGACCACACCGGCCGGTGGCGAATGCCTTCGTCAGACGGGATCGAACTGTTCAACCTCGGCCGGGTGCCAACCGAGCGATACCGGTACCGCGGCAACAAGATCCCAAATCCCTGGACCCTGGCCACCACGCCTGACGGCAGAGACCGTGGAGAGCTCGGTGCGTGGAAACGCGCACGCCGGGTTCGGAGAGTGGCCCGCAGAAACGGACCGGTGGCGACACCGGCACCGCGCTGCGGGCCGACTCAACCATCCGCGCCCAGTTGAGAATCACGGATGCGGACGGCATGCGGATCACCTGCTTCGCGACCAACACCCCTGACCGGCCGATCGCCGCCCTCGAGCTCCGTCACCGGCTGCGGGCCGAGGACCGGATCCGGGCCGCCCGGGCCACCGGCCTGCGCAATCTGCCCCTCCACACAACAACCCAGAACAAGGTCTGGGTTCGAGATTGTCCAGATCGCCCTCGACCTGCTGGCCTGGACACCCATGCTCGCCGTCACCGGCAAGGCCCGACTCTGGGAACCCCGCCACCTGCGATTCCGCCTGTTCTCCGCGGCCGCCCAGCTCGTCACCACCGGCCGACGCCGGATTCTCCGCCTCACCAAGCACTGGCCCTGAACCGGCGAGATCACCACCGCACTCAACGGCTCGCGCTCCTGGCCACCCCCGGCTGACCAGTAACTTTCCACCGTCCCGACGACATCACCCGCCCCGGGCAGTGGAACCCGGCGCCCACCCGACGCGACAACCGGGCCATCGGTCTGCCCAGCATCAGCTCCGGAAAGCGAAAGGGTCCACCGACTCCGTCGGCGGACCCTCGCGAAAGATCTAGGCTAGACGTTCCAGAGGGTATGGAACTAAAACCCACTAAGTCCGAGAGTTTCGGCAGTTCTGCTGGCGCCGCTGAAAAATACTCGAGAAGTACAAGAGGATGCTATAACGCCAGCGGGGCATGGCACGATATAGCTACCGCCGCTGATAATGCCGGTAGCCGTGATCCCCGAGCCGCTAGTGTACTGGTACACCGGTCCACCACTATTTCCAGAAGCGCTCGCGGGGGCGCCAGCAGTATTTGAGGCAAGATACAGTGGGCCTACCACATTACCCTCCAAGTTGTAGTAGTATTGCGATGACTGCACTTGATTGCTTCCGGAGGTGCCCAGATAGGCTCCATCAGTGTACACAAAGCCATTGACTGCAGGATTGCCGAAGCCGGTTACATTGTGCGCAGCGCCATTGCTGGAATTTTGATTGAAAGAGGTCCCAGTCCACTTTCTCCTGTCAGGCTGCGATCCGTTGCTGATCGAAAATATCGCGATGTCCTGTGCAGTATTTGAATTTGTGACTGTACCGAGAGGGGTGCGCTGTGGATCGGCATAGTACACTGCGGCGCCTGTGGCGCCGCAGTGACGTGCCGTAAGCATAAACCGTGAACCGTTTTGCGTAACCCCAAACCCTGTGGAGCAGTTGTCATTACTAGCCATATTGATTACAGCGCCGCCAGTGGAAGGCGTAGAGTACCTAGAAGCGTTCTGCGGCTTCGCCGAGTCGGCATTGCCCTCGACGGTGATGTCTACATCAACAGTCCGACCATCCTCCGAAATCAGCGCTCCTCGCCCGCTACGAGACGCAGCCGACTGAGTTTTCTGCAACCCTTTACCCTTGAGCACGCCAACCGTAATGCCGGAGCCATCTTCGTTAACAGAAACGAACGCTGCCTCCTGTTCCGTGATGCTCGTCCCATCTGCCAACTTCAGCCGGGAATTCTTGGTAGTCGAAAGAAATTCTTTAGCGACAGGGGTAAGTTCCTTTCGGCTATATTCTGACGACCTCACGACTATCGGATAGCGCCCGGCGGCGTTATCAAATATCATCCGCGCTGCGGAAGAAGGCTTCCCCTTCCAGTAGACATCAACTTCGCGCTTTTCGAAGTTAATCTTTGCGCCGCTATATCCAGAGTTACCCAGATGGGCTACTCCGTCTTCGATTTGATTTACCTGCTTTGTCAGGAATTCCTGAACGCTATAAACTTCTTTCCAGCTTTCGTAGCCTTGCGGCATCGCTGCCATTCGATTAGGGGTCACGGCCCTTTCAGCGCTCGACGCGGAGGTATTGAGGCTGAAGACAAGGCCCATGCTGGCACCAACGCAGACTGCCGAGAGCAGAATTCTTTTCACTGGCATCCTTTTATTAGCGAGTAAAAAATATGCAAGTCAAATTTCATGACTCGCGCCGGTAGACTTAATGGAATGACGTGCCTTGAGTTAATGCGCCCGGATTCTAGTAGGGCCTGGTCAGGTCTATTCGTCGGTGGCGTGCCCGGTTGAGGGGCTGTGTCGTTGACCGGGTGTGACGCCTGAGGAGTTGGATGAAGTCCGGTGCCGTCTGGAGGACTTTGCGGCGGATGTGTTCGAACCGTTCGCGCGGGCGGATCAGCATCGGTGGGGCGGGGTGTATCTGCGGGGTCTGCTGCTGGACGGGCAACGCGAATCGGTGGAGTCGATGGCCGCCCGGCTGGGTGAGGACGGCAACCGGCAGGCCCTGGCCCACTTCATCACCACCAGCCCATGGGATCCTGCGCATGTGCGGGTCCGCCCCGCGTGGAAGACGGCTTCGGCGATCAAACCGACCGCGCTGATCATCGACGACACGGGCTTCCTCAAGGACGGCGATGCCTCGGCGTGTGTGTCGCGGCAGTACACCGGCACCGCCGGCAAGGTCACCAACTGCCAGGCGGGCGTGTCCGGTCATCGCCGCGGGAAAGGAGGCGGCCCGGCCCGTGCAGTGGTGGGAGGGCTCCCGCCACTCCACCGGCCGCAGCGGGTTGAAAAGAGACGGCCCCGGCCTGAGCCTCTACCAGGTCGTCCACGAGATGCAGTTACTGCTCGCGGTCTGGACCGGCGCCTGCCCCACCTGTCCCCGCGACATACCCACGGCGATACCAACCCGACCAAGCACTACTGGCTAGGACATCGTCAGGAAGCTCTGTAGGCCCAGAGTGTTCGCGATGGTTTGAGCACCGGGAAAGAGAATTTCCTTTGAGCAGAGCCGGCCCTGTTCACCTTGACAAGTGGCCGAAGACGGACCGATACCAGAAATCGTACCCTGCGCATTCACTCCATCGTCATCGAATTCGAAAACGGGCCCACCACTGTCTCCCTTTCCAGCCACTGCTAGAGTGCCTCCGCCCAGGGCGCTGAACATGGGACCATAAGTAGTCCCATTCTCAGTATCCGTCCACCTGACGCTACTGCTTTTCACTTGAGAGCTACCACTCTCGCCACTAAAGGCACCATCAGCATATACAGCCTGCCCCACAATGGGATTCGAGTACCCTGACACATCCAGAACGGCTCCGTTACTGGAGGACTCGCCGTACCACGAACCAGAGTGCAACTGCGCTCGTGGGGTGACGGTGCTAGTAAATATTGCCGTATCATTAGCTGTATTTGACGTTTCTACGGTACCGAGTCCAGCGCCAGTCGCGGTTTTGATGGCGGCTCCCTTCGCTCCGCAGTGCCTTGCCGTCAACATACGCACGGCACCGGCACTGTTTCGGACGGCAAACCCGGTACTGCAATATTTATCGTCGGCCGTTTCGATAATCGCTCCGCCGAGAGCGACACCGGGAGCCCTATTCACGTTGGCTTCTGCCGGCGCAGTCTCAACAAAGTCAATTTTGATTGGGACATTATTGGTTCCCAACGTTTGTGTGACACTGCTACGCGTATGGGCGTGTACGGTTTTTTCAGCCCGATAGGAGATTTTGGAGGTATCGTGCAGTACTTGCACAGTCAACCCTGAGCCGTCCACGTCGCTCGAAGTGGTGACGATCTTTGTGGAAGGAATTTCCGCATCATCCTCGGAAGAGAAAGATTGCGAAGCGGGCTTTCCGATGACTTTGACAGCCACCGCATCGAGTTCCGCCAGGGAGAATTTCGCACGATGCGTCTGAACGTTGACGCCGCGCTTAGCCTTCTCTA
This window of the Streptomyces sp. NBC_01275 genome carries:
- a CDS encoding trypsin-like serine protease, whose protein sequence is MKRILLSAVCVGASMGLVFSLNTSASSAERAVTPNRMAAMPQGYESWKEVYSVQEFLTKQVNQIEDGVAHLGNSGYSGAKINFEKREVDVYWKGKPSSAARMIFDNAAGRYPIVVRSSEYSRKELTPVAKEFLSTTKNSRLKLADGTSITEQEAAFVSVNEDGSGITVGVLKGKGLQKTQSAASRSGRGALISEDGRTVDVDITVEGNADSAKPQNASRYSTPSTGGAVINMASNDNCSTGFGVTQNGSRFMLTARHCGATGAAVYYADPQRTPLGTVTNSNTAQDIAIFSISNGSQPDRRKWTGTSFNQNSSNGAAHNVTGFGNPAVNGFVYTDGAYLGTSGSNQVQSSQYYYNLEGNVVGPLYLASNTAGAPASASGNSGGPVYQYTSGSGITATGIISGGSYIVPCPAGVIASSCTSRVFFSGASRTAETLGLSGF